A genomic window from Sorex araneus isolate mSorAra2 chromosome 2, mSorAra2.pri, whole genome shotgun sequence includes:
- the DOT1L gene encoding histone-lysine N-methyltransferase, H3 lysine-79 specific isoform X2 has translation MGEKLELRLKSPVGAEPAVYPWPLPVYDKHHDAAHEIIETIRWVCEEIPDLKLAMENYVLIDYDTKSFESMQRLCDKYNRAIDSIHQLWKGTTQPMKLNTRPSNGLLRHILQQVYNHSVTDPEKLNNYEPFSPEVYGETSFDLVAQMIDEIKMTEDDLFVDLGSGVGQVVLQVAAATNCRHHYGVEKADIPAKYAETMDREFRKWMKWYGKKHAEYTLERGDFLSEEWRERIANTSVIFVNNFAFGPEVDHQLKERFANMKEGGRIVSSKPFAPLNFRINSRNLSDIGTIMRVVELSPLKGSVSWTGKPVSYYLHTIDRTILENYFSSLKNPKLREEQEAARRRQQRESKSSTSTPTKAPESKAAAAPVDAPLDSGAEEEKAGATTVKKPSPSKARKKKLNKKGRKMAGRKRGRPKKLSASHPERKPRKGQTPLELLHAQAEPPPASPSPQDAYKSPHSPFYQLPPSVQRQPPDQLLLAPTPPALQKLLESFKVQYLQFLAYTKTPQYKANLQQLLDQEKEKNARLLGAAQQLLGHCQAQKDEIRRLFQQKLDELGVKALTYNDLIQAQKEISAHNRQLREQTEQLEKDTRALRGQSLQLLKARCEELKLDWSTLSLETLLKEKQALRSQISEKQRRCLELQISIVELEKNQRRQELLQLKSCGPPDEGLGPQPGRLPPELDASKFSLAPFSGLSPELSLNGHAAGYELCGALSRPPSKQNTPQYLASPLDQEVVPCTPSHGGRPRLDKLTGLALPDYTRLSPAKLVLRRHLSQEPAAGTKASSELHPRAEHAKETGSPGLANGMKLSPQDPWPASPGALPTAGEKGSEKGVKERGSSSSGEAITSLPVSIPLSTVQPSKLPVSIPLASVVLPSRAEKRSTPSPVPQAREASTLDKGGAGSKGLAQVPAGFYAGSVAISGALAGSPASLVPGADPSTFDESSSSGSLFATMGSRSSTPQHPPLLAQSRGAGSISPAHQLCTSPRLGGALQGPLPDPGKGELPAEASCSDPESDAKRRIVFTLAGGAKQSPSHKHSGLPAGAPGHGPDSRKRGRRKRAAAAGTPSLSSSVSPKRRALPAVAGLFSPSSGSPLNLNSMDDQPPVLKKEKPLGPSNGAQYSPLTSDEEPGSEDEPASARIERKIATISLDSKSPPKSLENGGSVTGRKVTPVGEPVNSSKWKATFSPISDLGLPKAADSPLQAGTALCQGSLFAFRSPLDDAAADPKLAAHSRKGFSGPLATGGLSPSNPPNGFAFADLSLHSFNDGAGLALKGPEAAGLSAPLSFPGSRGKEGAAELGSFLNKRQLDGLGGPKGEAGKGKEAAEPGPPSSGAPDKQALAHGAKTGRSRDRDRETDFKGGPNLFISAAAVPPGGLLSGQGLSTATSTSAGSAATSAQTHRPFLGTFAPAPQFALGPMSLQANLGSSVLQSLFSSVPAAAGLVHVSSAATRLTNSHAMGSFSGVAGGAVGGVFNHAVPSASSQSFGASFGSGAACHSAALSLAPLQAVATTPAASFQGPAPADPQPPPPPPAPHLGRPPPGPPPPHVPGPPNAALPPAPALLASNSEPVLLQSLAPRPPNQAFLPPASAASLQPANASLSIKLASLPHKATRPSFTVHHQPLPGLALAPATPGIPPGSTTGPPAVWVSLGMPSPYASRLAGVKPR, from the exons ATGGGGGAGAAGCTGGAGCTGAGGCTCAAGTCGCCCGTGGGGGCTGAGCCCGCCGTCTACCCGTGGCCGCTGCCGGTCTAC GACAAACACCATGATGCTGCTCACGAAATCATCGAGACGATCCG GTGGGTGTGCGAAGAAATCCCAGACCTCAAGCTGGCCATGGAGAATTACGTCTTGATCGACTACGATACAAAAAG CTTTGAGAGCATGCAGAGGCTCTGCGACAAGTACAACCGGGCCATCGACAGCATCCACCAGCTG TGGAAGGGGACCACGCAGCCCATGAAGCTGAACACGCGGCCGTCCAACGGGCTCCTGCGGCACATCCTGCAGCAGGTGTACAACCACTCCGTGACCGACCCTGAGAAGCTCAACAACTACGAGCCCTTCTCCCCCGAGGTGTATGGCGAGACGTCCTTTGACCTGGTGGCACAGATGATCGACGAGATCAAGATGACCGAGGACGACCTGTTCGTGGACCTGGGCAGTG GTGTGGGCCAGGTGGTGCTGCAGGTCGCGGCGGCCACCAACTGCAGGCATCATTACGGCGTGGAGAAAGCCGACATCCCGGCCAAGTACGCGGAG ACCATGGACCGAGAGTTCCGGAAGTGGATGAAATGGTACGGGAAAAAGCATGCAGAGTACACA CTGGAAAGAGGCGACTTTCTTTCAGAAGAGTGGAGGGAGCGAATCGCCAACACGAG TGTTATATTTGTGAATAACTTTGCCTTTGGTCCTGAGGTGGATCACCAGCTGAAGGAGCGGTTTGCAAACATGAAGGAAG GTGGCAGAATCGTGTCCTCGAAGCCCTTTGCCCCCTTAAACTTCAGAATCAACAGCCGGAACTTGAGCG ACATTGGCACCATCATGCGCGTGGTGGAGCTGTCCCCGCTGAAGGGCTCCGTGTCGTGGACGGGGAAGCCAGTGTCCTACTATCTGCACACTATCGACCGTACCATA CTTGAAAACTATTTCTCTAGTCTGAAAAATCCCAAACTCAGG gaggagcaggaggctgcgcggcggcggcagcagcgggaGAGCAAGAGCAGCACGTCCACGCCCACCAAGGCGCCCGAGAGCAAGGCGGCCGCCGCGCCCGTGGACGCGCCCCTG gactcTGGTGCTGAGGAAGAGAAAGCCGGGGCGACCACCGTCAAAAAGCCATCCCCCTCCAAGGCCCGGAAGAAGAAGCTGAACAAGAAGGGGCGCAAAATGGCGGGCCGGAAGCGGGGGCGCCCCAAGAAGCTGAGCGCGTCGCACCCCGAGCGCAAGCCCCGCAAGGGTCAGACGCCGCTGGAGCTGCTGCACGCGCAGGCGGAGCCGCCGCCCGCCTCGCCCTCACCCCAGG ATGCCTACAAGTCACCTCACAGCCCCTTCTACCAGCTACCTCCCAGCGTGCAGCGCCAGCCCCCCGACCAGCTGCTgctggcccccaccccgcccgcactgcagaagCTGCTTG AGTCCTTCAAGGTCCAGTATCTGCAGTTCCTGGCCTACACCAAGACCCCACAATACAAAGCCAACCTGCAACAGCTGCTGGACCAGGAGAAg GAGAAGAACGCCAGGCTCCTGGGTGCCGCGCAGCAGCTGCTTGGCCACTGCCAGGCCCAGAAGGATGAGAtccggaggctctttcagcagaAGCTGGACGAG CTGGGCGTGAAGGCGCTGACCTACAACGACCTGATCCAAGCACAGAAGGAGATCTCGGCACACAACCGGCAGCTGCGCGAGCAGACCGAGCAGCTGGAGAAGGACACGCGGGCACTGCGGGGGCAGAGTCTGCagctg CTCAAGGCTCGGTGCGAGGAGCTGAAGCTGGACTGGTCCACGCTGTCGCTGGAGACGCTGCTGAAGGAGAAGCAGGCGCTCCGCAGCCAGATCTCCGAGAAGCAGCGGCGCTGCCTGGAGCTGCAG ATCAGCATCGTGGAGCTGGAGAAGAACCAGCGGCGGCAGGAGCTCTTGCAGCTCAAGTCATGCGGGCCCCCCGACGAGGGCctgggcccccagcccggccggcTGCCCCCGGAGTTGGACGCCTCCAAGTTCTCCCTGGCACCCTTTAGTGGCTTGAGCCCCGAGCTCTCCCTCAACGGCCATGCGGCGGGCTACGAGCTCTGTGGGGCACTCAGCCGGCCCCCCTCCAAGCAGAACACCCCCCAGTACCTGGCGTCACCCCTAGACCAGGAGGTGgtgccctgcacccccagccaCGGCGGCCGGCCTCGCCTCGACAAGCTgacaggcctggccctgcccgaCTACACCCGCCTGTCGCCCGCCAAGCTGGTACTGCGGCGACACCTGAGCCAGGAGCCCGCAGCTGGTACCAAGGCCTCAAGCGAGCTGCACCCCCG GGCCGAGCACGCCAAGGAGACTGGGAGCCCCGGCCTGGCCAACGGCATGAAGCTGAGCCCACAGGACCCGTGGCCTGCgtcccccggggccctgcccacAGCCGGGGAGAAGGGCAGCGAGAAG GGTGTGAAGGAGCGTGGCTCCAGCAGCAGCGGGGAGGCCATCACCAGCCTGCCCGTCAGCATCCCGCTGAGCACGGTGCAGCCCAGCAAGCTGCCCGTCAGCATCCCCCTGGCAAGCGTGGTGCTCCCCAGCCGTGCCGAGAAG AGAAGCactcccagcccagtgccccAGGCCCGGGAGGCCTCCACGCTGGACAAAGGGGGTGCAGGCAGCAAAGGCCTGGCACAAGTGCCCGCAG GCTTCTATGCGGGCTCAGTGGCCATCAGCGGGGCCCTGGCGGGCAGCCCGGCCTCCCTGGTGCCCGGGGCCGATCCCTCGACCTTCGATGAGTCCTCAAGCTCAGGGAGTCTCTTTGCCACCATGGGCTCTCGCAGCTCCACCCCGCAGCACCCACCACTGCTGGCGCAGTCCCGGGGCGCGGGCTCCATCTCCCCGGCCCACCAGCTCTGCACCAGCCCCCGGCTCGGTGGCGCCCTCCAGGGCCCCCTTCCGGACCCCGGCAAGGGGGAGCTGCCAGCGGAGGCCAGCTGCTCAGACCCCGAGAGTGACGCCAAGAGACGGATCGTCTTCACCCTGGCGGGCGGCGCCAAGCAGTCACCCTCCCACAAGCACAGTGGGCTGCCTGCGGGCGCCCCGGGCCACGGGCCCGACAGCCGCAAGCGAGGCCGCAGGAAGAGGGCAGCAGCAGCGGGCACCCCCAGCCTGAGCTCGAGCGTGTCCCCCAAGCGCCGGGCCCTGCCAGCCGTTGCCGGCCTCTTCTCGCCGTCGTCGGGCTCCCCGCTGAACCTCAACTCCATG GATGACCAGCCCCCCGTGCTCAAGAAGGAGAAGCCGCTGGGCCCGAGCAACGGCGCCCAGTACTCGCCGCTCACCTCGGACGAAGAGCCGGGCTCTGAGGACGAGCCGGCTAGTGCCAG GATCGAGAGGAAGATTGCAACCATCTCATTGGACAGCAAGTCGCCCCCAAAGTCCTTGGAAAATG GGGGCAGCGTGACCGGCAGGAAGGTCACCCCGGTGGGCGAGCCGGTCAACAGCAGCAAGTGGAAGGCTACCTTCTCACCCATCTCGGACCTCGGCCTGCCCAAGGCCGCTGACAGCCCCTTGCAGGCGGGCACGGCGCTGTGCCAGGGCTCCCTGTTCGCCTTCCGGTCCCCCCTGGACGACGCGGCCGCTGACCCCAAGCTGGCTGCGCACTCAAGGAAAGGCTTCTCTGGGCCCCTGGCCACGGGGGGCCTCAGCCCTAGCAACCCCCCCAACGGCTTCGCCTTCGCCGACCTTAGTTTACACAGCTTCAACGATGGTGCTGGGCTGGCCCTCAAGGGCCCCGAGGCAGCCGGCCTGAGCGCCCCGCTCAGCTTCCCCGGCTCCCGCGGCAAGGAGGGCGCCGCCGAATTGGGCTCCTTCCTGAACAAGAGACAGCTGGACGGACTGGGGGGTCCCAAGGGTGAGGCTGGCAAGGGCAAGGAGGCCGCTGAGCCGGGCCCACCCTCCAGCGGGGCCCCCGACAAGCAGGCCCTCGCGCACGGGGCCAAGACGGGCCGGAGTCGCGACCGGGACCGCGAGACGGACTTCAAGGGCGGCCCCAACCTCTTCATCTCTGCCGCTGCCGTTCCCCCTGGGGGCCTCCTCAGCGGCCAGGGCCTCAGCACGGCGACGTCGACCTCGGCGGGCAGCGCGGCCACCTCGGCGCAGACGCACCGGCCCTTCCTGGGCACCTTCGCGCCGGCCCCGCAGTTCGCCCTGGGCCCCATGTCCCTgcaggccaacctgggctcgtctgtgctccagtccctgttcagCTCCGTGCCCGCCGCCGCGGGCCTGGTGCACGTCTCGTCCGCCGCCACCAGACTGACCAACTCGCATGCCATGGGCAGCTTCTCCGGGGTGGCCGGCGGGGCCGTCGGAG GTGTCTTTAACCACGCGGTGCCTTCCGCCTCCTCGCAGTCGTTCGGAGCCAGCTTCGGCAGTGGGGCTGCATGCCACAGCGCCGCGCTGAGCTTAGCCCCGCTGCAGGCCGTGGCCACCACCCCCGCCGCTTCCTTTcagggcccggcccccgccgATCCGCAGCCGCCCCCGCCTCCGCCAGCTCCGCACCTGGGCCGGCCCCCGccggggccgcccccgccccacgtTCCCGGCCCCCCTAACGCTGCCTTGCCTCCCGCCCCCGCGCTGCTGGCGTCTAACTCGGAGCCTGTGCTTCTGCAGAGCCTCGCGCCCCGCCCGCCTAACCAAGCTTTCTTGCCCCCCGCTTCTGCCGCCTCGCTCCAGCCTGCTAACGCCTCTTTGTCCATCAAGCTCGCCTCCCTCCCGCACAAGGCCACCCGCCCCTCCTTCACGGTGCACCACCAGCCTCTGCCCGGGCTGGCCCTGGCGCCGGCCACGCCCGGGATCCCACCCGGCAGCACCACGGGGCCACCCGCCGTGTGGGTTTCCCTGGGCATGCCGTCTCCGTATGCCTCGCGCCTCGCGGGGGTTAAGCCACGCTAA
- the DOT1L gene encoding histone-lysine N-methyltransferase, H3 lysine-79 specific isoform X3, with amino-acid sequence MENYVLIDYDTKSFESMQRLCDKYNRAIDSIHQLWKGTTQPMKLNTRPSNGLLRHILQQVYNHSVTDPEKLNNYEPFSPEVYGETSFDLVAQMIDEIKMTEDDLFVDLGSGVGQVVLQVAAATNCRHHYGVEKADIPAKYAETMDREFRKWMKWYGKKHAEYTLERGDFLSEEWRERIANTSVIFVNNFAFGPEVDHQLKERFANMKEGGRIVSSKPFAPLNFRINSRNLSDIGTIMRVVELSPLKGSVSWTGKPVSYYLHTIDRTILENYFSSLKNPKLREEQEAARRRQQRESKSSTSTPTKAPESKAAAAPVDAPLDSGAEEEKAGATTVKKPSPSKARKKKLNKKGRKMAGRKRGRPKKLSASHPERKPRKGQTPLELLHAQAEPPPASPSPQDAYKSPHSPFYQLPPSVQRQPPDQLLLAPTPPALQKLLESFKVQYLQFLAYTKTPQYKANLQQLLDQEKEKNARLLGAAQQLLGHCQAQKDEIRRLFQQKLDELGVKALTYNDLIQAQKEISAHNRQLREQTEQLEKDTRALRGQSLQLLKARCEELKLDWSTLSLETLLKEKQALRSQISEKQRRCLELQISIVELEKNQRRQELLQLKSCGPPDEGLGPQPGRLPPELDASKFSLAPFSGLSPELSLNGHAAGYELCGALSRPPSKQNTPQYLASPLDQEVVPCTPSHGGRPRLDKLTGLALPDYTRLSPAKLVLRRHLSQEPAAGTKASSELHPRAEHAKETGSPGLANGMKLSPQDPWPASPGALPTAGEKGSEKGVKERGSSSSGEAITSLPVSIPLSTVQPSKLPVSIPLASVVLPSRAEKRSTPSPVPQAREASTLDKGGAGSKGLAQVPAGFYAGSVAISGALAGSPASLVPGADPSTFDESSSSGSLFATMGSRSSTPQHPPLLAQSRGAGSISPAHQLCTSPRLGGALQGPLPDPGKGELPAEASCSDPESDAKRRIVFTLAGGAKQSPSHKHSGLPAGAPGHGPDSRKRGRRKRAAAAGTPSLSSSVSPKRRALPAVAGLFSPSSGSPLNLNSMVSNINQPLEITAISSPESSLKSSPIPYQDDQPPVLKKEKPLGPSNGAQYSPLTSDEEPGSEDEPASARIERKIATISLDSKSPPKSLENGGSVTGRKVTPVGEPVNSSKWKATFSPISDLGLPKAADSPLQAGTALCQGSLFAFRSPLDDAAADPKLAAHSRKGFSGPLATGGLSPSNPPNGFAFADLSLHSFNDGAGLALKGPEAAGLSAPLSFPGSRGKEGAAELGSFLNKRQLDGLGGPKGEAGKGKEAAEPGPPSSGAPDKQALAHGAKTGRSRDRDRETDFKGGPNLFISAAAVPPGGLLSGQGLSTATSTSAGSAATSAQTHRPFLGTFAPAPQFALGPMSLQANLGSSVLQSLFSSVPAAAGLVHVSSAATRLTNSHAMGSFSGVAGGAVGGVFNHAVPSASSQSFGASFGSGAACHSAALSLAPLQAVATTPAASFQGPAPADPQPPPPPPAPHLGRPPPGPPPPHVPGPPNAALPPAPALLASNSEPVLLQSLAPRPPNQAFLPPASAASLQPANASLSIKLASLPHKATRPSFTVHHQPLPGLALAPATPGIPPGSTTGPPAVWVSLGMPSPYASRLAGVKPR; translated from the exons ATGGAGAATTACGTCTTGATCGACTACGATACAAAAAG CTTTGAGAGCATGCAGAGGCTCTGCGACAAGTACAACCGGGCCATCGACAGCATCCACCAGCTG TGGAAGGGGACCACGCAGCCCATGAAGCTGAACACGCGGCCGTCCAACGGGCTCCTGCGGCACATCCTGCAGCAGGTGTACAACCACTCCGTGACCGACCCTGAGAAGCTCAACAACTACGAGCCCTTCTCCCCCGAGGTGTATGGCGAGACGTCCTTTGACCTGGTGGCACAGATGATCGACGAGATCAAGATGACCGAGGACGACCTGTTCGTGGACCTGGGCAGTG GTGTGGGCCAGGTGGTGCTGCAGGTCGCGGCGGCCACCAACTGCAGGCATCATTACGGCGTGGAGAAAGCCGACATCCCGGCCAAGTACGCGGAG ACCATGGACCGAGAGTTCCGGAAGTGGATGAAATGGTACGGGAAAAAGCATGCAGAGTACACA CTGGAAAGAGGCGACTTTCTTTCAGAAGAGTGGAGGGAGCGAATCGCCAACACGAG TGTTATATTTGTGAATAACTTTGCCTTTGGTCCTGAGGTGGATCACCAGCTGAAGGAGCGGTTTGCAAACATGAAGGAAG GTGGCAGAATCGTGTCCTCGAAGCCCTTTGCCCCCTTAAACTTCAGAATCAACAGCCGGAACTTGAGCG ACATTGGCACCATCATGCGCGTGGTGGAGCTGTCCCCGCTGAAGGGCTCCGTGTCGTGGACGGGGAAGCCAGTGTCCTACTATCTGCACACTATCGACCGTACCATA CTTGAAAACTATTTCTCTAGTCTGAAAAATCCCAAACTCAGG gaggagcaggaggctgcgcggcggcggcagcagcgggaGAGCAAGAGCAGCACGTCCACGCCCACCAAGGCGCCCGAGAGCAAGGCGGCCGCCGCGCCCGTGGACGCGCCCCTG gactcTGGTGCTGAGGAAGAGAAAGCCGGGGCGACCACCGTCAAAAAGCCATCCCCCTCCAAGGCCCGGAAGAAGAAGCTGAACAAGAAGGGGCGCAAAATGGCGGGCCGGAAGCGGGGGCGCCCCAAGAAGCTGAGCGCGTCGCACCCCGAGCGCAAGCCCCGCAAGGGTCAGACGCCGCTGGAGCTGCTGCACGCGCAGGCGGAGCCGCCGCCCGCCTCGCCCTCACCCCAGG ATGCCTACAAGTCACCTCACAGCCCCTTCTACCAGCTACCTCCCAGCGTGCAGCGCCAGCCCCCCGACCAGCTGCTgctggcccccaccccgcccgcactgcagaagCTGCTTG AGTCCTTCAAGGTCCAGTATCTGCAGTTCCTGGCCTACACCAAGACCCCACAATACAAAGCCAACCTGCAACAGCTGCTGGACCAGGAGAAg GAGAAGAACGCCAGGCTCCTGGGTGCCGCGCAGCAGCTGCTTGGCCACTGCCAGGCCCAGAAGGATGAGAtccggaggctctttcagcagaAGCTGGACGAG CTGGGCGTGAAGGCGCTGACCTACAACGACCTGATCCAAGCACAGAAGGAGATCTCGGCACACAACCGGCAGCTGCGCGAGCAGACCGAGCAGCTGGAGAAGGACACGCGGGCACTGCGGGGGCAGAGTCTGCagctg CTCAAGGCTCGGTGCGAGGAGCTGAAGCTGGACTGGTCCACGCTGTCGCTGGAGACGCTGCTGAAGGAGAAGCAGGCGCTCCGCAGCCAGATCTCCGAGAAGCAGCGGCGCTGCCTGGAGCTGCAG ATCAGCATCGTGGAGCTGGAGAAGAACCAGCGGCGGCAGGAGCTCTTGCAGCTCAAGTCATGCGGGCCCCCCGACGAGGGCctgggcccccagcccggccggcTGCCCCCGGAGTTGGACGCCTCCAAGTTCTCCCTGGCACCCTTTAGTGGCTTGAGCCCCGAGCTCTCCCTCAACGGCCATGCGGCGGGCTACGAGCTCTGTGGGGCACTCAGCCGGCCCCCCTCCAAGCAGAACACCCCCCAGTACCTGGCGTCACCCCTAGACCAGGAGGTGgtgccctgcacccccagccaCGGCGGCCGGCCTCGCCTCGACAAGCTgacaggcctggccctgcccgaCTACACCCGCCTGTCGCCCGCCAAGCTGGTACTGCGGCGACACCTGAGCCAGGAGCCCGCAGCTGGTACCAAGGCCTCAAGCGAGCTGCACCCCCG GGCCGAGCACGCCAAGGAGACTGGGAGCCCCGGCCTGGCCAACGGCATGAAGCTGAGCCCACAGGACCCGTGGCCTGCgtcccccggggccctgcccacAGCCGGGGAGAAGGGCAGCGAGAAG GGTGTGAAGGAGCGTGGCTCCAGCAGCAGCGGGGAGGCCATCACCAGCCTGCCCGTCAGCATCCCGCTGAGCACGGTGCAGCCCAGCAAGCTGCCCGTCAGCATCCCCCTGGCAAGCGTGGTGCTCCCCAGCCGTGCCGAGAAG AGAAGCactcccagcccagtgccccAGGCCCGGGAGGCCTCCACGCTGGACAAAGGGGGTGCAGGCAGCAAAGGCCTGGCACAAGTGCCCGCAG GCTTCTATGCGGGCTCAGTGGCCATCAGCGGGGCCCTGGCGGGCAGCCCGGCCTCCCTGGTGCCCGGGGCCGATCCCTCGACCTTCGATGAGTCCTCAAGCTCAGGGAGTCTCTTTGCCACCATGGGCTCTCGCAGCTCCACCCCGCAGCACCCACCACTGCTGGCGCAGTCCCGGGGCGCGGGCTCCATCTCCCCGGCCCACCAGCTCTGCACCAGCCCCCGGCTCGGTGGCGCCCTCCAGGGCCCCCTTCCGGACCCCGGCAAGGGGGAGCTGCCAGCGGAGGCCAGCTGCTCAGACCCCGAGAGTGACGCCAAGAGACGGATCGTCTTCACCCTGGCGGGCGGCGCCAAGCAGTCACCCTCCCACAAGCACAGTGGGCTGCCTGCGGGCGCCCCGGGCCACGGGCCCGACAGCCGCAAGCGAGGCCGCAGGAAGAGGGCAGCAGCAGCGGGCACCCCCAGCCTGAGCTCGAGCGTGTCCCCCAAGCGCCGGGCCCTGCCAGCCGTTGCCGGCCTCTTCTCGCCGTCGTCGGGCTCCCCGCTGAACCTCAACTCCATGGTCAGCAACATCAACCAGCCCCTGGAGATCACCGCCATCTCGTCCCCCGAGAGCTCGCTCAAGAGCTCCCCCATTCCCTACCAGGATGACCAGCCCCCCGTGCTCAAGAAGGAGAAGCCGCTGGGCCCGAGCAACGGCGCCCAGTACTCGCCGCTCACCTCGGACGAAGAGCCGGGCTCTGAGGACGAGCCGGCTAGTGCCAG GATCGAGAGGAAGATTGCAACCATCTCATTGGACAGCAAGTCGCCCCCAAAGTCCTTGGAAAATG GGGGCAGCGTGACCGGCAGGAAGGTCACCCCGGTGGGCGAGCCGGTCAACAGCAGCAAGTGGAAGGCTACCTTCTCACCCATCTCGGACCTCGGCCTGCCCAAGGCCGCTGACAGCCCCTTGCAGGCGGGCACGGCGCTGTGCCAGGGCTCCCTGTTCGCCTTCCGGTCCCCCCTGGACGACGCGGCCGCTGACCCCAAGCTGGCTGCGCACTCAAGGAAAGGCTTCTCTGGGCCCCTGGCCACGGGGGGCCTCAGCCCTAGCAACCCCCCCAACGGCTTCGCCTTCGCCGACCTTAGTTTACACAGCTTCAACGATGGTGCTGGGCTGGCCCTCAAGGGCCCCGAGGCAGCCGGCCTGAGCGCCCCGCTCAGCTTCCCCGGCTCCCGCGGCAAGGAGGGCGCCGCCGAATTGGGCTCCTTCCTGAACAAGAGACAGCTGGACGGACTGGGGGGTCCCAAGGGTGAGGCTGGCAAGGGCAAGGAGGCCGCTGAGCCGGGCCCACCCTCCAGCGGGGCCCCCGACAAGCAGGCCCTCGCGCACGGGGCCAAGACGGGCCGGAGTCGCGACCGGGACCGCGAGACGGACTTCAAGGGCGGCCCCAACCTCTTCATCTCTGCCGCTGCCGTTCCCCCTGGGGGCCTCCTCAGCGGCCAGGGCCTCAGCACGGCGACGTCGACCTCGGCGGGCAGCGCGGCCACCTCGGCGCAGACGCACCGGCCCTTCCTGGGCACCTTCGCGCCGGCCCCGCAGTTCGCCCTGGGCCCCATGTCCCTgcaggccaacctgggctcgtctgtgctccagtccctgttcagCTCCGTGCCCGCCGCCGCGGGCCTGGTGCACGTCTCGTCCGCCGCCACCAGACTGACCAACTCGCATGCCATGGGCAGCTTCTCCGGGGTGGCCGGCGGGGCCGTCGGAG GTGTCTTTAACCACGCGGTGCCTTCCGCCTCCTCGCAGTCGTTCGGAGCCAGCTTCGGCAGTGGGGCTGCATGCCACAGCGCCGCGCTGAGCTTAGCCCCGCTGCAGGCCGTGGCCACCACCCCCGCCGCTTCCTTTcagggcccggcccccgccgATCCGCAGCCGCCCCCGCCTCCGCCAGCTCCGCACCTGGGCCGGCCCCCGccggggccgcccccgccccacgtTCCCGGCCCCCCTAACGCTGCCTTGCCTCCCGCCCCCGCGCTGCTGGCGTCTAACTCGGAGCCTGTGCTTCTGCAGAGCCTCGCGCCCCGCCCGCCTAACCAAGCTTTCTTGCCCCCCGCTTCTGCCGCCTCGCTCCAGCCTGCTAACGCCTCTTTGTCCATCAAGCTCGCCTCCCTCCCGCACAAGGCCACCCGCCCCTCCTTCACGGTGCACCACCAGCCTCTGCCCGGGCTGGCCCTGGCGCCGGCCACGCCCGGGATCCCACCCGGCAGCACCACGGGGCCACCCGCCGTGTGGGTTTCCCTGGGCATGCCGTCTCCGTATGCCTCGCGCCTCGCGGGGGTTAAGCCACGCTAA